Proteins encoded in a region of the Saccharothrix ecbatanensis genome:
- a CDS encoding bifunctional aldolase/short-chain dehydrogenase has translation MTDNPTVASLVARSNRLGADPRNTNYAGGNTSAKGDGTDPVTGDQVELMWVKGSGGDLGTLTPAGLAVLRLDRLRALVDVYPGVDREDEMVAAFDYCLHGKGGAAPSIDTAMHGLVDAPHVDHLHPDSGIALATAADGEKLTGQCFGDRVAWVDWRRPGFQLGLDIAAIKAANPQAIGCVLGGHGITAWGDTSEECEAHSLEIIRTAEEFLAEHGVAEPFGAIVPGNEPLPEDERRAKAAAIFPTVRGLASTDHPQVGHYTDADVVLDFLAREKLSPLAELGTSCPDHFLRTKVKPLVVDLPATASVEEITARLKELHAAYRDDYRAYYERHATPDSPAMRGADPAIVLVPGVGMFSFGRNKQTARVAGEFYVNAINVMRGAESVSTYRPIAESEKFRIEYWALEEAKLARMPKPKPLATRVALVTGAASGIGKAIAERLAAEGACVVVADLDGEKASAVAAGIGSADTAIGVAADVSDEAAVERAFAEAVLAFGGVDLIVNNAGLSISKPLLETTVRDWDLQHDVMARGSFLVSRAAARVMVEQGIGGDIIYISSKNGVFAGPNNVAYGATKADQAHQVRLLAAELGPQGIRVNGVNPDGVVRGSGIFAGGWGAQRAAVYGVKEEDLGAYYAKRTLLGREVLPEHVAAAVFALAGGDLSQTTGLHIPVDSGVAAAFLR, from the coding sequence CGACCCGCGCAACACCAACTACGCCGGCGGCAACACGTCCGCCAAGGGCGACGGGACCGACCCGGTCACCGGCGACCAGGTCGAGCTGATGTGGGTGAAGGGCTCGGGCGGCGACCTCGGCACGCTCACCCCCGCCGGCCTGGCCGTGCTGCGGCTGGACCGGCTGCGCGCGCTGGTGGACGTCTACCCCGGCGTCGACCGCGAGGACGAGATGGTCGCCGCGTTCGACTACTGCCTGCACGGCAAGGGCGGCGCGGCGCCGTCGATCGACACCGCGATGCACGGCCTGGTCGACGCGCCGCACGTGGACCACCTGCACCCCGACTCGGGCATCGCGCTGGCCACCGCCGCCGACGGCGAGAAGCTGACCGGTCAGTGCTTCGGCGACCGGGTGGCGTGGGTGGACTGGCGTCGCCCCGGCTTCCAGCTCGGCCTGGACATCGCGGCGATCAAGGCGGCGAACCCGCAGGCCATCGGCTGTGTGCTGGGCGGGCACGGGATCACCGCGTGGGGCGACACGTCCGAGGAGTGCGAGGCGCACTCGTTGGAGATCATCCGGACGGCCGAGGAGTTCCTGGCCGAACACGGTGTCGCGGAGCCGTTCGGCGCGATCGTTCCCGGGAACGAGCCGCTGCCCGAGGACGAGCGCCGGGCCAAGGCGGCGGCGATCTTCCCGACCGTGCGAGGGCTTGCGTCGACCGACCACCCGCAGGTCGGGCACTACACCGACGCCGACGTCGTGCTGGACTTCCTGGCCCGGGAGAAGCTGTCCCCGCTGGCCGAGCTGGGCACCTCGTGCCCCGACCACTTCCTGCGCACCAAGGTCAAGCCGCTCGTGGTCGACCTGCCCGCCACCGCGAGCGTCGAGGAGATCACCGCCCGGCTCAAGGAGCTGCACGCGGCCTATCGGGACGACTACCGCGCGTACTACGAGCGGCACGCCACCCCGGACTCCCCGGCGATGCGCGGCGCGGACCCGGCGATCGTGCTCGTGCCCGGCGTGGGCATGTTCTCCTTCGGCCGCAACAAGCAGACCGCGCGGGTGGCGGGCGAGTTCTACGTCAACGCCATCAACGTCATGCGCGGCGCGGAGTCCGTGTCGACGTACCGGCCGATCGCCGAGTCGGAGAAGTTCCGGATCGAGTACTGGGCGCTCGAAGAGGCCAAGCTGGCCCGGATGCCCAAGCCCAAGCCGTTGGCGACCCGCGTCGCCCTGGTCACCGGCGCGGCGTCCGGCATCGGCAAGGCCATCGCCGAACGGCTGGCCGCCGAGGGCGCGTGCGTGGTCGTCGCCGACCTCGACGGGGAGAAGGCCTCCGCCGTCGCCGCCGGGATCGGCAGCGCCGACACCGCGATCGGCGTGGCCGCGGACGTGTCGGATGAAGCAGCCGTCGAGCGGGCGTTCGCGGAGGCGGTGCTCGCGTTCGGCGGGGTCGACCTGATCGTGAACAACGCCGGGCTGTCGATCTCCAAGCCGCTGCTGGAGACCACCGTGCGCGACTGGGACCTCCAGCACGACGTGATGGCGCGCGGGTCGTTCCTGGTGTCACGGGCCGCCGCACGCGTGATGGTCGAGCAGGGCATCGGCGGCGACATCATCTACATCTCGTCGAAGAACGGCGTGTTCGCCGGACCCAACAACGTCGCCTACGGCGCGACCAAGGCAGACCAGGCCCACCAGGTGCGGCTGCTGGCCGCCGAACTCGGGCCGCAGGGCATCCGGGTCAACGGCGTCAACCCCGACGGCGTGGTGCGTGGTTCGGGCATCTTCGCCGGCGGGTGGGGCGCCCAGCGCGCCGCCGTGTACGGGGTCAAGGAGGAGGACTTGGGCGCCTACTACGCCAAGCGCACGCTACTCGGCCGCGAGGTGCTGCCCGAGCACGTCGCCGCCGCCGTCTTCGCGCTCGCCGGCGGTGATCTCTCCCAGACCACCGGGCTGCACATCCCGGTCGACTCCGGCGTCGCCGCCGCCTTCCTGCGCTGA